One Catharus ustulatus isolate bCatUst1 chromosome 2, bCatUst1.pri.v2, whole genome shotgun sequence genomic window carries:
- the ASMT gene encoding acetylserotonin O-methyltransferase: protein MGSTEDLDYPQIIVQYSNGFLISKVMFTACELGVFDLLLESGKPLSSDAIAAHLGASTIGMKRLLDACVGLKLLAVEITQEGALYRNTEISNVYLTKSSPKSQYHIMMYYSNTVYLCWQYLADAVREGRNQYERAFGVSSKDPFGAMYRSDEEMLKFMAGQNSVWSICGRDVLVAFDLSSFTQIYDLGGGGGALAQECVSLYPRSTVTIYDLPKVVRVAKEQFVSPEERQIAFHEGDFFNDSIPEAELYILSKILHDWDDDKCIQLLAKVYKACKPGGGVLLVESLLNEDRSGPVETQLYSMNMLVQTEGKERTAAEYSKLLEAAGFGVIQVKRTGKLYDAVLGRK from the exons ATGGGTTCCACAGAAGACCTTGACTATCCTCAAATCATCGTGCAATACAGCAATGGATTTTTAATCTCAAAG GTTATGTTCACTGCCtgtgagctgggggtgtttgaTCTCCTTTTGGAGTCAGGAAAGCCTCTGTCTTCAGATGCCATTGCTGCACATCTGGGTGCCAGCACCATAGGGATGAAAAGACTGCTGGATGCCTGTGTGGGATTGAAGCTCTTGGCTGTAGAGATTACACAAGAAGGAG CCCtctacagaaacacagaaatttccAACGTCTACCTTACAAAATCAAGTCCAAAGTCTCAGTATCATATTATGATGTATTATTCCAACACAGTCTACTTGTGCTGGCAGTACCTGGCTGATGCTGTGAG AGAAGGAAGAAACCAATATGAAAGAGCTTTTGGTGTTTCATCTAAAGACCCTTTTGGAGCAATGTACAG ATCAGATGAAGAAATGCTAAAATTCATGGCTGGCCAGAACTCAGTATGGAGTATATGTGGCAGAGATGTTCTTGTTGCATTTGACCTTTCCTCTTTCACGCAGATCTATGACTTGGGAG GAGGTGGAGGAGCTTTGGCCCAAGAGTGTGTTTCTTTGTATCCACGTTCTACTGTCACCATTTACGACCTGCCCAAAGTTGTGCGAGTGGCCAAAGAACAATTTGTTTCCCCCGAGGAGCGTCAGATCGCTTTCCACGAAG GAGACTTCTTTAATGATTCAATACCTGAAGCTGAATTGTATATTTTATCCAAGATACTGCATGATTGGGATGATGACAAATGCATACAACTGCTGGCAAAAGTCTACAAAGCTTGCAAACCTG GTGGTGGAGTGCTGCTGGTTGAATCACTTCTGAATGAAGATAGAAGTGGGCCTGTAGAAACCCAACTGTACTCGATGAATATGTTGGTCCAGACAGAAGGGAAAGAGCGAACAGCAGCAGAGTACAGCAAGCTCCTGGAGGCAGCTGGCTTTGGAGTGATTCAAGTAAAGAGGACTGGAAAACTCTATGATGCTGTTTTAGGAAGGAAATAG